In one window of Pseudomonas sp. IAC-BECa141 DNA:
- the aceE gene encoding pyruvate dehydrogenase (acetyl-transferring), homodimeric type: MQDLDPVETQEWLDALESVLDKEGEDRAHYLMTRMGELATRSGSQLPYAITTPYRNTIPVTHEARMPGDLFMERRIRSLVRWNAMAMVMRTNLKDSDLGGHISSFASSATLYDIGFNYFFQAPTDEHGGDLIYFQGHTSPGVYARAFMEGRITEDQMNNFRQEVDGQGLSSYPHPWLMPDFWQFPTVSMGLGPIQAIYQARFMKYLEHRGFIQPGKQKVWCFLGDGECDEPESLGAISLAGREKLDNLIFVINCNLQRLDGPVRGNGKIIQELEGVFRGAQWNVNKVIWGRFWDPLLAKDVDGILQRRMDEVIDGEYQNYKAKDGAFVREHFFNTPELKAMVADLSDDEIWKLNRGGHDPYKVYAAYHQAVNHKDQPTVILAKTIKGYGTGAGEAKNTAHNTKKVDVESLKHFRDRFDIPVKDADLEHLPFFKPEEGSAEARYLAERRAALGGFVPQRRAQSFSVPTPDLDTLKAILDGSGDREISTTMAFVRILAQLVKDKEIGPRIVPIIPDEARTFGMEGMFRQLGIYSSVGQLYEPVDKDQVMFYKEDQKGQILEEGINEAGAMSSFIAAGTSYSSHNQPMLPFYIFYSMFGFQRIGDLAWAAGDSRTRGFLIGGTAGRTTLNGEGLQHEDGHSHLLAATIPNCRTYDPTYGYELAVIIQDGMKKMTEEQQDIFYYITVMNESYQQPAMPAGAEEGIKKGMYLLEEDTRDAAHHVQLMGSGTILREVREAAKILREEFNIGADVWSVTSFNELRRDGLAVERSNRLKPGQKPKRSYVEECLSGRKGPVIASTDYMKLFAEQIRQWVPSKEFKVLGTDGFGRSDSRKKLRHFFEVDRHFVVLAALEALADRGDIEPKVVAEAITKFGIDPEKRNPLDC; encoded by the coding sequence ATGCAAGACCTCGATCCCGTCGAAACCCAGGAATGGCTGGACGCCCTGGAATCGGTTCTCGACAAAGAAGGCGAAGACCGTGCTCACTATCTGATGACCCGTATGGGTGAACTGGCGACCCGCAGCGGTTCGCAGCTCCCTTACGCCATCACCACGCCTTACCGCAACACGATCCCCGTTACCCACGAAGCACGCATGCCTGGCGACCTGTTCATGGAACGCCGCATTCGCTCGCTGGTACGCTGGAACGCGATGGCCATGGTAATGCGTACGAACCTGAAAGATTCTGACCTGGGTGGTCACATCTCCAGCTTCGCTTCCAGTGCGACCCTGTACGACATCGGCTTCAACTACTTCTTCCAGGCCCCGACCGATGAACACGGCGGCGACCTGATCTACTTCCAGGGCCATACCTCGCCAGGCGTTTACGCCCGTGCGTTCATGGAAGGCCGCATCACCGAAGACCAGATGAACAACTTCCGCCAGGAAGTCGACGGTCAGGGCCTGTCGTCCTACCCGCACCCTTGGCTGATGCCTGACTTCTGGCAGTTCCCGACCGTTTCGATGGGTCTGGGCCCGATCCAGGCGATCTACCAGGCTCGCTTCATGAAGTACCTGGAACACCGCGGTTTCATCCAGCCGGGCAAACAGAAAGTCTGGTGCTTCCTGGGCGACGGCGAGTGCGACGAGCCGGAATCCCTGGGCGCCATCTCCCTGGCCGGCCGCGAGAAGCTGGACAACCTGATCTTCGTCATCAACTGCAACCTGCAGCGCCTCGACGGCCCGGTTCGCGGCAACGGCAAGATCATCCAGGAACTCGAAGGCGTGTTCCGCGGTGCCCAGTGGAACGTCAACAAAGTCATCTGGGGCCGTTTCTGGGACCCACTGCTGGCCAAGGACGTCGACGGCATCCTGCAACGTCGCATGGACGAAGTCATCGACGGCGAGTACCAGAACTACAAGGCCAAAGACGGCGCGTTCGTTCGCGAGCACTTCTTCAACACGCCTGAACTCAAGGCGATGGTTGCCGACCTGTCCGACGACGAGATCTGGAAACTCAACCGTGGCGGCCACGACCCGTACAAGGTCTACGCGGCGTACCACCAGGCGGTCAACCACAAGGACCAGCCTACCGTCATTCTGGCCAAGACCATCAAGGGTTATGGCACCGGTGCCGGCGAAGCGAAAAACACCGCGCACAACACCAAGAAAGTCGACGTCGAAAGCCTGAAACACTTCCGTGACCGTTTCGACATCCCGGTCAAGGATGCCGACCTGGAACACCTGCCGTTCTTCAAGCCGGAAGAAGGCAGCGCCGAAGCCCGTTATCTGGCCGAGCGTCGTGCCGCACTGGGCGGTTTCGTTCCGCAGCGTCGTGCGCAGAGCTTCAGTGTGCCGACTCCGGACCTGGACACCCTCAAGGCAATCCTCGACGGTTCCGGCGACCGCGAAATTTCCACCACCATGGCCTTCGTGCGGATCCTCGCCCAGCTGGTCAAGGACAAGGAAATCGGCCCGCGCATCGTTCCGATCATCCCGGACGAAGCCCGTACCTTCGGCATGGAAGGCATGTTCCGTCAGCTGGGCATCTACTCGTCCGTCGGCCAGCTCTACGAGCCAGTCGATAAAGACCAGGTGATGTTCTACAAGGAAGACCAGAAAGGTCAGATCCTTGAAGAAGGCATCAACGAAGCGGGCGCCATGAGCTCCTTCATCGCTGCCGGTACTTCGTACTCCAGCCACAACCAGCCAATGCTGCCGTTCTACATCTTCTACTCGATGTTCGGCTTCCAGCGTATCGGCGACCTGGCCTGGGCTGCCGGCGACAGCCGCACCCGTGGCTTCCTGATCGGCGGCACCGCCGGCCGCACCACCCTGAACGGTGAAGGCCTGCAGCACGAAGACGGTCACAGCCACCTGCTGGCTGCCACCATCCCGAACTGCCGCACCTACGATCCGACCTACGGCTACGAGCTGGCGGTGATCATTCAGGACGGCATGAAGAAGATGACCGAAGAGCAACAGGACATCTTCTATTACATCACCGTGATGAACGAGTCGTACCAGCAGCCAGCCATGCCGGCCGGTGCCGAAGAAGGCATCAAGAAAGGCATGTACCTGCTCGAAGAAGACACCCGCGACGCGGCGCACCACGTACAGCTGATGGGCTCCGGTACCATCCTGCGTGAAGTCCGTGAAGCGGCGAAGATCCTGCGTGAAGAGTTCAACATCGGTGCCGACGTATGGAGCGTTACCAGCTTCAACGAACTGCGTCGCGACGGGCTGGCCGTAGAGCGCAGCAACCGTCTGAAACCAGGCCAGAAGCCTAAGCGCAGCTACGTCGAAGAGTGCCTGAGCGGCCGTAAAGGTCCGGTCATCGCCTCTACCGACTACATGAAACTGTTCGCCGAGCAGATCCGTCAGTGGGTACCGTCCAAGGAATTCAAAGTCCTGGGCACCGACGGTTTCGGCCGCAGCGACAGCCGCAAGAAACTGCGTCATTTCTTCGAAGTCGACCGTCATTTCGTGGTGTTGGCAGCCCTGGAAGCACTGGCTGACCGTGGTGATATCGAACCTAAAGTCGTGGCCGAGGCCATTACCAAGTTCGGTATCGACCCGGAAAAACGCAACCCACTGGACTGCTGA
- the glnE gene encoding bifunctional [glutamate--ammonia ligase]-adenylyl-L-tyrosine phosphorylase/[glutamate--ammonia-ligase] adenylyltransferase → MTLPALAELPAILLPLVSRSEQSFRAAVGQLEDDHGFSSWTPERWAQFARVSAASDFVIEQSVRDPLMLLSLVQSGELDRPFAPGELCGQIAAAVSSAQTEDELGRVLRRQRTRHQVRIIWRDLNRQADLVQTCRDLSDMADASIDQAYQWLYRRHCDQFGTPTGRRSGEPQQMVILGMGKLGAVELNLSSDIDLIFAYPEGGETVGVKRPLDNQEFFIRLGQRLIKALDPITVDGFVFRVDMRLRPYGSSGALVLSFNALEQYYQDQGRDWERYAMIKSRVVAGDQVAGEQLQEMLRPFVYRRYLDFSAIEALRTMKQLIQQEVRRKSMADNIKLGSGGIREVEFIAQAFQLIHGGRDLSLQQRPLLKVLGTLEGQGYLPPAVISELREGYEFLRYTEHAIQAIADRQTQMLPDSAQDQARIAFMLGFADWEAFHEKLMFWRGRVAWHFAQVIADPDEDEGAESEVVVGGEWLPLWEEAQDEEAACRQLEEGGFADATKALKALASLRASPQLRAMQRLGRERLDAFIPRLLAQAVEHESPDLVLERVLPLVEAVARRSAYLVLLTENPGALRRLLTLCAASPWIAEQITRFPLLLDELLNEGRLFKPPLAPELAAELRERLTRIPEDDLEQQMEALRHFKLAHRLRVAASEIAGSLPLMKVSDYLTWLAEAILEQVLALAWRQTVAKYGTPLRTDGTLCDPGFIIVGYGKVGGIELGHGSDLDLVFIHDGDQQAETDGPKPIDGTQFFTRLGQRIIHLLTAQTNSGQLYEVDMRLRPSGASGLLVSSLGAFARYQENEAWTWEHQALVRARVLVGSKDVGQAFENVRAQVLGKARDLTKLQQEVSEMRAKMRDNLGSKSTAAGTGANAFEATAPFDLKQDAGGIVDIEFMVQYAALAWSQTHPPLLRWTDNIRILEELEHEGLMPAEDASLLREAYKAYRSAAHRQALQKDAGVIPGDQFADERRQVMRIWHELGLS, encoded by the coding sequence ATGACCCTGCCCGCGCTTGCCGAACTGCCCGCCATTCTCCTGCCGTTGGTCAGCCGATCGGAGCAGTCGTTCCGTGCGGCTGTCGGTCAGCTGGAAGACGATCACGGCTTCTCGTCCTGGACGCCGGAACGCTGGGCGCAGTTCGCCCGCGTCAGCGCCGCCAGCGATTTTGTCATTGAACAGAGCGTTCGTGACCCTTTGATGTTGTTGTCGCTGGTGCAGTCCGGCGAGCTGGACCGGCCGTTCGCCCCCGGCGAGTTGTGCGGGCAGATTGCGGCTGCGGTCAGCAGCGCACAGACCGAAGATGAACTGGGCCGCGTCCTGCGCCGTCAGCGCACCCGGCATCAGGTGCGGATCATCTGGCGCGATCTCAATCGCCAGGCCGATCTGGTGCAGACCTGCCGCGACCTCTCGGACATGGCCGACGCCAGCATCGATCAAGCCTATCAATGGTTGTACCGCCGCCATTGCGACCAGTTCGGCACGCCGACCGGCCGGCGCAGCGGCGAACCGCAGCAGATGGTCATCCTCGGCATGGGCAAGCTTGGCGCGGTCGAGCTGAACCTGTCTTCGGACATTGACTTGATCTTCGCCTACCCCGAAGGCGGCGAAACCGTCGGCGTCAAGCGCCCGCTGGATAATCAGGAGTTTTTCATCCGTCTCGGCCAGCGCCTGATCAAGGCTCTCGACCCGATCACCGTCGACGGTTTCGTGTTCCGCGTCGACATGCGCCTGCGCCCGTACGGCTCGTCCGGCGCGCTGGTGCTGAGCTTCAATGCACTGGAGCAGTATTACCAGGACCAAGGCCGCGACTGGGAACGCTACGCGATGATCAAGTCGCGGGTGGTGGCTGGCGATCAGGTGGCGGGTGAGCAGTTGCAGGAGATGCTGCGGCCGTTCGTTTACCGTCGCTATCTGGACTTCTCGGCGATCGAAGCGCTGCGCACCATGAAGCAGTTGATCCAGCAGGAAGTGCGGCGCAAGAGCATGGCCGACAACATCAAGCTTGGCTCCGGCGGTATCCGTGAGGTCGAGTTCATTGCCCAGGCCTTTCAACTGATTCACGGCGGACGCGACCTGAGTCTGCAACAGCGGCCTCTATTAAAGGTGTTGGGCACGCTCGAAGGGCAGGGCTATCTGCCGCCGGCGGTGATCAGCGAACTGCGCGAAGGTTACGAATTCCTGCGTTACACCGAACACGCGATCCAGGCGATTGCCGACCGTCAGACCCAGATGCTGCCGGACAGCGCTCAGGATCAAGCGCGTATCGCGTTCATGCTCGGGTTCGCCGACTGGGAGGCGTTCCACGAGAAGCTGATGTTCTGGCGCGGCCGCGTGGCCTGGCACTTCGCGCAAGTGATCGCCGATCCCGATGAGGACGAAGGTGCCGAGAGCGAAGTGGTGGTCGGCGGTGAATGGCTGCCGCTGTGGGAAGAGGCTCAGGACGAAGAGGCGGCCTGTCGCCAGCTGGAAGAGGGCGGTTTCGCCGACGCAACCAAGGCCTTGAAAGCATTGGCGAGCCTGCGTGCCAGCCCGCAGTTGCGGGCGATGCAACGTCTGGGGCGCGAGCGTCTCGATGCCTTTATTCCGCGCCTGCTGGCTCAGGCGGTGGAACACGAAAGTCCCGATCTGGTGCTGGAGCGCGTTCTGCCGCTGGTCGAGGCCGTGGCCCGGCGCTCGGCTTATTTGGTCTTGCTGACGGAAAACCCCGGTGCGCTGCGTCGCTTGCTGACGCTATGTGCCGCGAGCCCGTGGATCGCCGAGCAAATCACCCGTTTCCCGCTGTTGCTCGATGAACTGCTCAACGAAGGTCGCCTGTTCAAGCCGCCGCTGGCGCCGGAACTGGCCGCCGAATTGCGCGAGCGCCTGACCCGGATTCCGGAAGACGACCTCGAACAACAGATGGAAGCCCTGCGTCATTTCAAACTGGCGCACCGCTTGCGCGTCGCCGCCTCGGAAATCGCCGGCAGCCTGCCGTTGATGAAAGTCAGCGATTACCTGACCTGGCTGGCCGAGGCAATTCTGGAGCAAGTGCTGGCCCTGGCCTGGCGCCAGACCGTGGCCAAGTACGGCACGCCGCTGCGCACCGATGGCACGCTGTGCGATCCCGGCTTCATCATTGTCGGTTATGGGAAAGTCGGCGGGATCGAGTTGGGGCATGGTTCGGATCTGGATCTGGTGTTCATCCACGATGGCGACCAGCAGGCCGAAACCGATGGGCCGAAGCCCATCGATGGCACGCAGTTCTTCACCCGGCTCGGCCAGCGGATCATCCACCTGCTGACGGCGCAGACCAACTCCGGTCAGTTGTACGAAGTGGACATGCGCCTGCGTCCTTCCGGGGCGTCGGGGCTGCTGGTCAGTTCGCTCGGCGCGTTTGCGCGCTATCAGGAAAATGAAGCCTGGACCTGGGAGCATCAGGCCCTGGTGCGGGCGCGGGTGCTGGTAGGCAGCAAGGATGTCGGGCAGGCCTTCGAGAACGTCCGGGCCCAGGTGCTGGGCAAGGCGCGGGATCTGACGAAACTGCAACAGGAAGTGAGCGAGATGCGTGCCAAGATGCGCGACAACCTCGGCAGCAAGAGCACCGCTGCCGGCACCGGGGCGAATGCCTTCGAGGCCACGGCGCCGTTCGACCTCAAGCAGGACGCCGGAGGTATCGTCGATATTGAATTTATGGTGCAATACGCGGCCCTGGCGTGGTCGCAGACCCACCCGCCGTTGCTGCGCTGGACGGACAATATCCGCATTCTGGAAGAGCTGGAGCACGAGGGGCTGATGCCTGCCGAAGACGCCAGCCTGTTGCGCGAGGCCTACAAGGCGTATCGTTCCGCCGCCCACCGGCAGGCCTTGCAGAAGGACGCCGGGGTGATACCGGGCGATCAGTTCGCGGACGAACGGCGGCAGGTGATGCGGATCTGGCATGAGCTGGGGCTAAGCTGA
- the waaF gene encoding lipopolysaccharide heptosyltransferase II has protein sequence MNILIVGPSWVGDMVMAQTLFQCLKQRHPQCEIDVLAPEWSRPILERMPEVRKALSFPLGHGALELATRRRIGKSLAGQYDQAILLPNSLKSALVPFFAGIPKRTGWRGEFRYGLLNDVRTLDKERYPLMIERFMALAFEPNAELPKPYPRPSLQIDPVTREAALAKFGLTLDRPVLVLCPGAEFGEAKRWPSEHYAKVAEARIREGWQVWLFGSKNDHAVGEDIRARLIPGLREESVNLSGGTSLAEAIDLMSCADSVVSNDSGLMHVAAALNRPLVAVYGSTSPGFTPPLAEHVEIVRLGLDCSPCFDRTCRFGHYNCLRQLMPDAVNDALQRLQGSVVEVH, from the coding sequence ATGAATATTCTGATCGTTGGGCCCAGTTGGGTCGGTGACATGGTGATGGCGCAGACACTGTTTCAGTGTCTCAAGCAGCGCCACCCGCAGTGCGAAATCGACGTGCTGGCCCCCGAGTGGAGCCGGCCGATCCTCGAACGCATGCCCGAAGTGCGCAAGGCCTTGAGCTTCCCGCTCGGCCACGGCGCGCTGGAGCTGGCGACCCGTCGGCGGATTGGCAAATCCCTGGCAGGCCAGTACGACCAGGCGATCCTGCTGCCGAACTCGCTGAAGTCGGCGCTGGTGCCGTTCTTCGCCGGCATCCCGAAACGCACCGGCTGGCGCGGCGAATTCCGCTACGGCCTGCTCAATGACGTGCGCACGCTGGATAAAGAACGTTATCCGCTGATGATCGAGCGTTTCATGGCGCTGGCCTTTGAACCGAATGCCGAACTGCCGAAACCCTATCCGCGTCCGAGTCTGCAAATCGATCCGGTGACCCGCGAGGCTGCATTGGCCAAGTTCGGTCTGACCCTTGACCGCCCGGTGCTGGTGTTGTGCCCCGGCGCCGAATTCGGTGAAGCCAAACGCTGGCCGTCCGAGCATTACGCCAAGGTCGCCGAGGCGCGGATTCGCGAAGGCTGGCAGGTCTGGCTGTTCGGCTCGAAGAACGATCACGCCGTGGGCGAAGACATCCGCGCGCGGCTGATTCCGGGCTTGCGCGAAGAGTCCGTGAACCTCAGCGGCGGCACTTCGCTGGCCGAGGCCATCGACCTGATGTCCTGCGCCGACTCGGTCGTCTCCAACGATTCCGGCCTGATGCACGTGGCCGCCGCGCTGAATCGTCCTTTGGTGGCGGTCTACGGGTCGACCTCGCCGGGTTTCACCCCGCCGTTGGCCGAGCATGTGGAAATCGTCCGTCTGGGCCTCGATTGCAGCCCTTGCTTCGACCGCACCTGCCGTTTCGGCCATTACAACTGCCTGCGCCAGCTGATGCCGGACGCGGTCAACGATGCCTTGCAGCGTTTGCAGGGCTCTGTGGTCGAGGTTCATTAA
- the waaC gene encoding lipopolysaccharide heptosyltransferase I: protein MRVLLIKTSSLGDVIHALPALTDAARAIPGIKFDWVVEEGFAEIPTWHPAVGKVIPVAIRRWRKNIWQTIKSGEWKRFKQSVRANKYDLVIDAQGLLKSAWLTRYVKAPVAGLDKGSAREPIAARFYDRKLAVARGQHAVERVRQLFAIALGYDLPKGLGDYGLNVERLVELPRKNAYVVFLHGTTWDTKHWPEAYWRELTERVGYLGVGIRLPWGNPLEKARAERIAAGFKHAEVLPKLNLAGVGKVLAGAQACVAVDTGLGHLAAALDVPTISLFGPTNPGLTGAYGKLQIHLGSDFPCAPCLQKKCTYQPTAQDARQFDLKREWPLCFTRLNPERVASRLSTLLMAEELR from the coding sequence TTGCGGGTATTGCTGATCAAGACTTCATCGCTGGGCGACGTGATTCACGCGTTGCCGGCGCTGACCGATGCCGCCCGGGCCATTCCCGGGATCAAGTTCGACTGGGTGGTGGAAGAAGGTTTCGCCGAGATTCCGACCTGGCACCCGGCCGTAGGCAAAGTGATTCCGGTGGCGATCCGTCGCTGGCGCAAAAACATCTGGCAAACCATCAAGAGCGGTGAGTGGAAACGCTTCAAGCAGTCCGTTCGGGCGAACAAATATGACTTGGTGATCGACGCTCAGGGCCTGCTGAAAAGCGCCTGGCTGACCCGCTATGTCAAAGCCCCGGTGGCTGGTCTCGACAAGGGCTCGGCCCGCGAGCCGATTGCCGCGCGCTTTTATGACCGCAAACTGGCGGTGGCCCGTGGTCAGCACGCCGTCGAGCGCGTGCGTCAGTTGTTCGCTATCGCCTTGGGTTACGACTTGCCCAAAGGCCTGGGCGATTACGGTCTCAACGTCGAGCGTCTGGTCGAGTTGCCGCGCAAGAATGCTTACGTGGTGTTCCTCCACGGCACCACCTGGGACACCAAGCACTGGCCGGAAGCCTACTGGCGCGAGCTGACCGAACGGGTCGGCTACCTCGGCGTCGGCATCAGGCTGCCGTGGGGCAACCCGCTGGAAAAGGCACGGGCCGAGCGTATCGCCGCCGGTTTCAAACATGCCGAAGTGCTGCCGAAGCTGAACCTGGCCGGGGTCGGCAAGGTGCTGGCCGGGGCCCAGGCCTGCGTTGCGGTGGACACCGGTCTCGGCCATCTGGCTGCGGCACTGGATGTGCCAACGATTTCGCTGTTCGGCCCGACCAACCCGGGCCTGACCGGCGCCTACGGCAAGCTGCAGATTCACCTCGGCAGCGATTTCCCGTGCGCGCCGTGCCTGCAAAAGAAATGTACGTATCAACCGACCGCGCAGGATGCCCGTCAGTTTGACCTGAAACGCGAGTGGCCCCTGTGCTTCACGCGTCTGAATCCCGAGCGTGTGGCCAGCCGACTGAGCACGTTGTTGATGGCTGAGGAGCTGCGCTGA
- a CDS encoding glycosyltransferase family 4 protein, whose protein sequence is MQLAFVLYKYFPFGGLQRDFMRIALECQKRGHQIRVYTLIWEGDVPPGFEVLVAPVKAFFNHRRNEKLSAWMEADLAKRPVDRLIGFNKMPGLDVYYAADGCFEDKAQNLRNSLYRRWGRYRHFAEYERAVFAKDAKTEVLMISEVQQPLFIKHYDTPLERFHLLPPGIAQDRRRPADADQIRAGFRAEFNLKDDELLLVQIGSGFKTKGVDRSLKALAALPAELKKRTRLFVIGQDDPKLFQMQSATLGLGDNVTFLKGRSDIPRFLLGADLLIHPAYNENTGTVLLEALVAGLPVLVSAVCGYAHYIAEADAGRVLDEPFDQAQLTQYLTDMLNDDAARAAWSRNGLAFAETADLYSMPQHAADVILAEHA, encoded by the coding sequence ATGCAATTGGCTTTTGTCCTGTACAAATATTTCCCGTTCGGCGGTTTGCAGCGCGATTTCATGCGCATCGCTCTCGAATGCCAGAAGCGCGGACACCAGATCCGCGTCTACACCCTGATCTGGGAAGGCGACGTGCCGCCCGGCTTCGAAGTGCTGGTGGCGCCGGTCAAGGCGTTCTTCAATCATCGACGCAATGAAAAACTCAGCGCGTGGATGGAAGCGGACCTGGCCAAGCGTCCTGTGGATCGCCTGATCGGCTTCAACAAGATGCCGGGGCTGGACGTCTACTACGCCGCCGACGGCTGCTTCGAAGACAAGGCGCAGAACCTGCGCAATTCCCTGTATCGCCGCTGGGGCCGCTACCGCCACTTCGCCGAGTACGAGCGCGCGGTGTTCGCCAAAGACGCGAAGACCGAAGTGCTGATGATTTCCGAAGTGCAGCAGCCGCTTTTCATCAAGCATTACGACACGCCGCTGGAACGCTTCCACCTGCTGCCGCCAGGCATCGCCCAGGACCGTCGCCGTCCGGCGGATGCCGACCAGATTCGCGCCGGTTTCCGCGCCGAATTCAACCTCAAGGACGACGAGCTGCTGCTGGTGCAGATCGGCTCCGGGTTCAAGACCAAGGGCGTCGATCGCAGCCTGAAAGCGCTGGCCGCACTGCCTGCCGAGCTGAAGAAACGCACCCGGCTGTTTGTAATCGGCCAGGATGACCCCAAATTGTTCCAGATGCAGAGTGCAACACTGGGTCTGGGCGACAACGTGACGTTCCTCAAGGGGCGTAGCGATATCCCGCGTTTCCTGCTCGGCGCCGACTTGTTGATCCACCCGGCGTACAACGAAAACACCGGCACGGTGCTGCTTGAAGCGCTGGTCGCCGGGTTGCCGGTGCTGGTCAGCGCGGTCTGCGGTTATGCCCATTACATCGCCGAGGCCGATGCCGGGCGAGTGCTGGACGAACCGTTCGATCAGGCACAACTGACGCAATACCTGACTGACATGTTGAACGACGACGCTGCACGGGCGGCCTGGAGCCGCAACGGTCTGGCCTTCGCCGAGACGGCCGACCTGTACAGCATGCCGCAGCACGCGGCCGATGTGATTCTGGCGGAGCACGCTTAA
- the rfaP gene encoding lipopolysaccharide core heptose(I) kinase RfaP, with product MKLMLAEPFKSLWAGRDAFVEVEGLQGEVYRELEARRTLRTEVDGNGFFVKIHRGIGWGEIFKNLLTAKLPVLGAGQEWKAIQRLQEVGVPTMTAVAYGEKGSNPADQHSFIVTEELAPTISLEDFSIDWVKQPPQPKLKRALIAEVARMTGMMHRAGVNHRDCYICHFLLHTDKPVTPEDFKLSVIDLHRAQTRPAITRRWRNKDLAALYFSALDIGLTRRDKLRFLKGYFQQPLRQILAEEAPLLSWLEGKANKLYARKQRYGDAL from the coding sequence ATGAAGTTGATGCTGGCTGAACCGTTCAAGAGCCTGTGGGCTGGCCGCGATGCGTTCGTGGAAGTCGAGGGCTTGCAGGGCGAGGTGTACCGCGAGCTGGAAGCCCGCCGGACGTTGCGCACGGAAGTCGACGGCAATGGCTTTTTCGTCAAGATCCACCGGGGCATCGGTTGGGGCGAGATCTTCAAGAACCTGCTGACCGCCAAACTGCCGGTGCTCGGCGCGGGTCAGGAATGGAAAGCCATCCAGCGTTTGCAGGAAGTCGGCGTGCCGACCATGACCGCCGTCGCGTATGGCGAAAAGGGCAGCAACCCGGCGGATCAGCATTCGTTCATCGTCACCGAAGAGCTGGCGCCGACCATCAGCCTTGAAGACTTCAGCATCGACTGGGTCAAGCAACCGCCGCAGCCGAAACTCAAGCGGGCGCTGATCGCCGAGGTTGCGCGCATGACCGGCATGATGCATCGCGCCGGCGTCAATCACCGCGACTGCTACATCTGCCACTTTCTGCTGCACACCGACAAACCGGTGACTCCCGAAGATTTCAAACTCTCGGTGATCGACCTGCACCGTGCCCAGACCCGTCCGGCGATCACCCGGCGCTGGCGCAACAAGGATCTGGCGGCGTTGTACTTTTCCGCGCTGGACATCGGCCTGACCCGACGTGACAAGCTGCGTTTCCTCAAAGGTTACTTCCAGCAACCGCTGCGCCAGATCCTGGCCGAAGAGGCGCCGTTGCTGAGCTGGCTCGAAGGCAAGGCCAACAAGCTCTACGCGCGCAAGCAACGTTACGGGGATGCGCTCTGA